The Celeribacter marinus genome window below encodes:
- a CDS encoding glycosyl transferase family protein, producing MTLASHVRTLGRGPGRSRSLTQSEAHEAMTQMLSGDAAPESIGALLMLLRMKGEVADEIAGFVAAAQDNLPALPSIDLDWSSYAAGRTRGLPWLLLSAKLVAMNGHRVLIHGWNGADPAIRTGLADAEIPLVEYMNDIAPALDAHSIAYAPLEILHPALFHLLGLREKFGLRSCINTVCRMLNPARAAASVQGVFHPPYRELQQDAAAKLGWRNLTIIKGGGGEFERTPSKPVAGFGLREHLMWEQNFAPLITETTRLSDGPASDTTLRGLWDGSTTDMFAQNIVIGTAALALDTLGDGDALNTAHSLWDARRAR from the coding sequence GTGACACTCGCCTCTCACGTGCGCACCTTGGGCCGAGGCCCGGGTCGCTCCCGCTCTCTTACCCAAAGCGAGGCCCATGAGGCCATGACCCAAATGCTATCGGGAGACGCCGCCCCTGAAAGCATCGGCGCGCTTTTGATGCTCTTGCGTATGAAGGGCGAGGTTGCGGACGAGATCGCAGGATTTGTTGCGGCCGCACAGGATAATCTACCCGCACTGCCCTCCATCGATCTTGATTGGTCAAGCTATGCGGCGGGCCGCACACGCGGTTTGCCATGGCTTTTACTTTCCGCCAAACTCGTTGCCATGAACGGTCACCGCGTTTTGATCCATGGGTGGAATGGCGCAGATCCGGCTATTCGCACCGGACTTGCGGATGCCGAAATACCCTTGGTCGAGTATATGAACGATATTGCTCCCGCACTTGACGCGCACTCTATAGCCTATGCCCCTCTCGAAATCCTACATCCTGCGCTGTTCCACCTTTTAGGGCTACGTGAGAAATTCGGGCTGCGTTCATGTATCAATACAGTGTGCCGCATGCTCAACCCTGCGCGCGCTGCTGCCAGTGTCCAAGGCGTATTCCATCCACCTTACCGAGAGTTGCAACAAGATGCCGCGGCAAAACTGGGTTGGAGAAACCTGACGATTATTAAGGGTGGCGGCGGAGAGTTTGAACGCACACCATCCAAGCCCGTGGCGGGGTTCGGCCTGCGCGAGCATTTAATGTGGGAGCAGAACTTTGCACCACTGATCACCGAAACCACGCGTTTGAGCGATGGCCCAGCCTCAGACACCACGTTGCGCGGGCTGTGGGATGGATCCACAACTGACATGTTCGCGCAAAATATCGTCATTGGTACGGCGGCTTTGGCGCTGGACACATTGGGCGATGGTGACGCATTAAACACGGCGCACTCCCTATGGGACGCGCGCCGTGCAAGGTGA
- a CDS encoding LacI family DNA-binding transcriptional regulator, translating to MENNEFKKDGKRQVTMAAVGRLAGVSQVTVSRALSHPDKVSAQTLLRINDAIKVTGFVPNALAGALASKKSNLISALIPSLTNIVYATFITAFSEKLREHGYQILLSETGFEPEAEEALVATHLSRRPDAILLTGIHHSARARQMLLGAGIPIVEVWDITDSPVDMCVGFDHVEAGRRAAEFLFEQGNTRAATITAKDERAVRRQSAFANRFEYLSKGHVAESNTGGPASIRAGRDALSDLIENHGLTSGAVFCSSDLLAQGALIEAQARGIPVPQGISIMGFGDQDFARDVEPSLTTVAIDRTRLGHVTAEALLARINGTQRPKSVTDIGFEIVRRTSA from the coding sequence ATGGAAAACAATGAGTTTAAGAAGGACGGCAAACGTCAGGTAACGATGGCGGCGGTCGGGCGACTGGCTGGCGTGTCGCAGGTTACGGTGTCGCGTGCTTTGTCTCATCCGGACAAAGTTTCCGCCCAGACGCTGCTTAGGATCAATGACGCTATCAAGGTGACGGGATTTGTCCCGAATGCACTTGCGGGTGCTTTGGCGTCCAAGAAATCCAACTTGATATCGGCACTCATCCCGTCTCTTACAAATATCGTTTATGCGACTTTTATTACGGCCTTTTCAGAGAAGCTGCGCGAACACGGCTACCAAATTCTATTGTCTGAAACGGGCTTTGAACCAGAAGCCGAAGAAGCGCTTGTGGCAACTCACTTGTCGCGCCGCCCTGATGCGATTTTGTTGACGGGCATCCATCACAGCGCGCGCGCACGTCAAATGCTATTGGGTGCGGGCATCCCGATTGTGGAAGTTTGGGATATTACCGATAGTCCGGTCGATATGTGCGTAGGCTTTGATCACGTCGAGGCGGGGCGGCGCGCCGCAGAATTTTTGTTCGAACAGGGCAACACGCGTGCTGCGACTATTACGGCGAAAGACGAACGGGCCGTTCGGCGGCAATCGGCATTTGCCAATAGGTTTGAGTATCTAAGCAAAGGGCACGTTGCAGAGTCAAATACGGGTGGCCCTGCAAGTATTCGGGCAGGTAGGGATGCGCTGAGTGATCTTATCGAGAACCATGGCCTCACGTCAGGCGCGGTTTTTTGCAGTTCGGATTTACTGGCACAAGGCGCACTCATCGAGGCGCAGGCTCGCGGTATACCTGTTCCTCAAGGTATCTCAATCATGGGATTTGGCGATCAGGACTTTGCGCGTGATGTCGAGCCGTCGCTCACCACCGTAGCGATTGATCGCACGCGCCTTGGTCATGTTACCGCTGAGGCATTGCTGGCGCGTATCAATGGCACGCAGCGACCCAAATCAGTCACAGATATCGGGTTTGAGATTGTGCGGCGCACATCTGCATAG
- a CDS encoding tripartite tricarboxylate transporter permease produces the protein MIEFITPMFLALIVGGTTVGIIFGAIPGMTATMAVAICLPLTYSLGLENGLALLLGLYVGGISGGLVPAILLGIPGTPSSITTTFDGFPMAKRGEGEAALRIGIVASLVGGLISLFVLYLFAPTLADFAIKFSYVEKFLIILFALTVMAALSTDLLLGIFSGVLGVFVALIGVYDISDGGNGKHRLIPPGMEYWLDSGFSLLPVLIGLFGLAAILDQAELGVPKGHTADELKVGKQSRFKFSVFKGQGTNLVRSSLIGTFVGILPGVGGSAASILAYSNAKTFSKNAKNFGKGEPAGIIASESGNNGLTGGALVPLLSLGIPGDSTTALLIGAFTLQGIQVGPLFIGNSPDTWNAIIFAMLIANIAMFVLMYFAIRYFALVVTVPKHLLFPIILMMCVIGAYTINYGIMFDVWTLLIFGVFGWLATKLRLEIAPFIIGFILGPSAEVYFVKSLESFGDLSIFFTKSWIAGVLWVLILGSLVGSTLLSRRARNQDVSH, from the coding sequence ATGATTGAATTTATCACACCGATGTTTCTGGCTTTGATCGTTGGCGGCACAACGGTTGGCATCATTTTTGGCGCCATTCCCGGCATGACGGCAACGATGGCCGTTGCGATCTGTTTGCCGCTGACATACTCGCTTGGCCTTGAAAACGGGCTTGCCTTATTGTTGGGCTTGTATGTGGGCGGCATCTCGGGCGGGCTGGTTCCGGCAATCTTGCTTGGGATTCCGGGAACCCCAAGTTCCATTACTACCACATTCGACGGGTTCCCGATGGCCAAGAGAGGCGAGGGAGAAGCGGCCTTGCGGATCGGTATCGTCGCGTCTCTTGTCGGTGGCTTGATCTCGCTCTTTGTGCTGTATTTGTTTGCTCCTACGCTGGCTGATTTTGCAATTAAGTTCTCCTATGTGGAAAAGTTCTTGATCATTTTGTTTGCGCTTACGGTTATGGCGGCGCTTTCGACGGATCTGCTGTTGGGGATATTTTCTGGCGTTCTTGGTGTCTTTGTTGCGCTGATTGGTGTGTATGACATATCGGACGGGGGCAACGGAAAGCACCGGTTGATCCCGCCGGGTATGGAGTATTGGCTTGATAGCGGGTTCTCCCTTTTGCCCGTCCTCATTGGTCTGTTCGGTCTTGCCGCGATCCTTGATCAAGCCGAACTGGGCGTACCAAAGGGGCACACGGCGGACGAGTTAAAAGTTGGCAAACAGTCACGGTTCAAGTTTTCGGTGTTCAAAGGTCAGGGAACTAACTTGGTGCGTTCATCGCTTATTGGAACGTTTGTTGGTATTTTGCCCGGTGTGGGCGGATCAGCCGCCTCGATCCTCGCATATTCTAACGCAAAGACGTTTTCTAAAAACGCAAAAAACTTTGGCAAGGGAGAGCCAGCCGGGATTATTGCGTCCGAAAGTGGGAACAATGGACTGACTGGAGGCGCGCTTGTCCCACTTTTGTCTTTGGGCATTCCTGGTGATAGCACAACGGCACTATTGATTGGGGCCTTCACATTACAAGGTATTCAGGTTGGCCCCCTGTTTATTGGCAATAGTCCTGATACGTGGAACGCCATCATATTCGCGATGCTGATCGCCAACATTGCTATGTTCGTTTTGATGTATTTCGCAATTCGCTACTTTGCGCTTGTTGTCACCGTTCCAAAACACTTGCTATTTCCGATCATTCTTATGATGTGTGTTATCGGTGCTTACACGATTAACTACGGCATCATGTTCGACGTTTGGACACTTTTGATTTTTGGCGTTTTCGGATGGCTCGCGACAAAGCTGCGGCTGGAAATCGCACCGTTCATCATCGGGTTCATACTTGGCCCGTCCGCAGAAGTGTATTTCGTGAAAAGTTTGGAATCCTTTGGGGATCTATCGATCTTTTTTACCAAAAGCTGGATTGCGGGCGTGCTTTGGGTTTTGATTCTTGGCTCATTGGTTGGCTCGACTCTCCTAAGCCGTAGAGCGCGCAATCAAGACGTGTCGCATTAG
- a CDS encoding tripartite tricarboxylate transporter TctB family protein: MGDLTKVVIDFEQSHLLFPRLVATVLGLLLLTILLRDRKRILNAGQTWRITLNRMDKPRFFGAIALTLMYFSCMVPVGNVWPNTGMGFLLCSVPFVFCVGALFMHDRPKRALGVLALIAIVGPTCVWWLFTNPFYLTLP; encoded by the coding sequence ATGGGCGACCTGACAAAAGTGGTGATTGATTTCGAGCAGTCACACTTACTATTCCCGCGGCTGGTTGCGACTGTCCTTGGGCTGCTGTTGCTGACGATATTGCTGCGCGACCGCAAACGCATTTTGAATGCGGGACAGACGTGGCGCATCACACTGAACCGGATGGACAAGCCTCGTTTTTTCGGGGCGATAGCTCTTACGCTGATGTATTTTTCATGCATGGTTCCTGTGGGCAACGTGTGGCCAAATACCGGCATGGGCTTTTTGCTCTGCTCTGTTCCGTTCGTCTTTTGCGTAGGAGCTTTGTTTATGCACGACCGTCCAAAACGCGCATTGGGTGTTCTGGCCCTGATCGCAATCGTAGGGCCGACATGTGTCTGGTGGCTGTTCACCAATCCTTTTTACCTCACATTGCCTTGA
- the araD gene encoding L-arabinonate dehydratase — translation MSEKKHITPDQLRSARWFEPDDLRSFGHRSRMMQLGYSDAEYRGRPIIGILNTWSELNSCHSHFPERVRDVKRGVLQAGGFPVEMPALSVDESFNKPTSMLYRNMLAMETEEQIRAHPLDGVVLMGGCDKTTPGLVMGAITAGIPMIFLPAGPMLRGHYAGKILGSGSDAWKYWDERRAGNITDEEWLGVQGGIARSAGTCMTMGTASTMTAIADAMGLTLPGASSIPASDSGHQRMGADCGRRIVDMVWEDLKPSDIVTPASVTNAAKVAMATGCSTNAVVHLIAMARRAGVDLTLDDLDALGRTTPLIANVRPSGKDYLMEDFYYAGGLRALMKQMEAMLDTSCITVTGQTLGDGIKDAQVYNDDVIRPLDNPVYAEGSLALLRGNLCPDGAVIKPAACDPKYYEHEGPALVFDSYPEMKAAIDDENLDVTPDTVLVLRNAGPQGGPGMPEWGMLPIPKALIKQGHRDMLRISDARMSGTSYGACVLHVAPESFIGGPLALLKTGDIVKLDLPNRSLNILVSDDEIAARKAAWVAPEPRYERGYGYMFSRHVTQADKGCDFDYLERDFGAPAGEPDIF, via the coding sequence ATGTCTGAAAAAAAACACATCACGCCTGACCAACTGCGTTCAGCTCGGTGGTTCGAACCCGATGATTTACGCAGCTTTGGGCACCGTTCACGGATGATGCAGCTTGGCTATTCTGACGCCGAGTATCGCGGGCGACCCATTATTGGCATCCTCAACACATGGTCCGAACTCAACTCGTGTCATAGCCACTTTCCAGAGCGTGTGCGCGACGTCAAACGCGGCGTCCTACAGGCAGGCGGATTTCCTGTGGAAATGCCCGCCCTATCGGTGGACGAAAGCTTTAACAAACCAACTTCGATGCTGTACCGCAACATGCTGGCCATGGAGACGGAAGAGCAAATTCGTGCGCACCCCCTTGATGGGGTTGTCCTCATGGGGGGATGCGACAAGACCACGCCAGGCTTGGTGATGGGCGCAATCACTGCGGGTATTCCCATGATCTTTCTCCCCGCAGGTCCGATGCTACGCGGGCACTACGCGGGCAAAATCCTCGGCTCCGGTTCAGACGCTTGGAAATACTGGGACGAACGCCGCGCGGGCAACATCACGGACGAAGAATGGCTTGGCGTTCAAGGCGGCATCGCACGCTCCGCCGGTACATGTATGACCATGGGCACCGCATCGACTATGACCGCAATTGCGGATGCAATGGGTCTCACATTGCCCGGTGCATCCTCGATTCCTGCCTCCGATAGCGGACACCAACGCATGGGCGCCGATTGCGGTCGGCGCATTGTTGATATGGTTTGGGAAGACCTCAAACCTTCCGACATTGTGACACCAGCCTCGGTGACGAACGCCGCCAAGGTTGCCATGGCCACGGGATGCTCGACCAACGCAGTTGTCCACCTTATCGCAATGGCGCGCCGCGCCGGTGTTGATTTGACACTTGATGATTTGGATGCGCTTGGCCGCACCACGCCCTTGATCGCAAACGTGCGACCCTCGGGCAAAGACTACCTCATGGAAGATTTCTACTACGCGGGCGGGTTGCGCGCGCTGATGAAACAGATGGAGGCGATGCTCGACACCTCTTGCATCACCGTTACGGGACAGACCTTGGGTGACGGCATTAAGGACGCGCAGGTCTACAATGACGATGTTATTCGCCCCCTTGATAACCCCGTCTACGCCGAAGGCTCGCTTGCACTCTTGCGCGGGAACCTGTGTCCGGATGGGGCCGTAATCAAACCCGCGGCCTGCGACCCCAAGTATTACGAACACGAGGGTCCCGCACTCGTCTTTGACAGCTACCCGGAGATGAAAGCGGCCATTGACGATGAAAATCTAGACGTGACTCCGGATACGGTTTTGGTTCTTCGCAACGCTGGGCCTCAGGGCGGGCCGGGAATGCCGGAATGGGGGATGCTACCGATCCCTAAAGCCCTGATTAAACAAGGGCACCGTGACATGCTGAGGATCTCAGACGCGCGTATGTCAGGGACATCCTATGGCGCCTGTGTGCTTCATGTGGCACCTGAAAGCTTTATCGGCGGGCCGCTTGCGCTTTTGAAAACGGGCGACATTGTCAAGCTGGATTTGCCCAACCGATCGCTGAACATACTTGTCAGCGATGACGAGATCGCCGCACGCAAAGCCGCATGGGTCGCCCCCGAACCACGATATGAGCGCGGCTACGGCTACATGTTCTCGCGCCATGTCACGCAGGCTGATAAGGGATGCGACTTTGACTATCTGGAACGCGATTTTGGTGCCCCCGCGGGCGAACCCGACATTTTTTAA
- a CDS encoding dihydrodipicolinate synthase family protein produces MALTLDQALTGISGILVTPYDEAGDIDPYRLAPIIDRALGAGMHMPVVNGNTGEFYALTTDEACAMAQEVVDMVDGRAPVLAGIGRGIRDAVKLAKVSAEAGATALMVHQPPDPFVAPRGVVDYLNAIADASGGLPMMVYLRNDTIGTGAIADLCAVEGVKGVKWATPNPMKLAAAKAACDPSIVWVGGLAEVWAPTFYAIGARGFTSGLINIWPERSMAIHAALEAGDYPKANTLIADMEPFEDVRAQEMNGTNVTGVKAALQAIGKDCGPTRAPSAWPLTAAQQATMEGFLKTNKLI; encoded by the coding sequence ATGGCTTTGACCCTCGACCAAGCTCTCACGGGCATCTCCGGCATTCTCGTCACCCCGTATGATGAGGCGGGCGATATCGATCCCTACCGCCTTGCGCCGATCATTGACCGCGCCTTAGGCGCAGGCATGCACATGCCGGTGGTGAACGGCAACACGGGCGAGTTTTATGCCCTCACCACAGATGAAGCCTGCGCCATGGCGCAAGAAGTCGTCGACATGGTTGACGGCCGCGCGCCGGTGTTGGCGGGTATCGGACGCGGCATTCGCGATGCGGTCAAGTTAGCCAAAGTATCAGCTGAGGCGGGGGCCACGGCCTTGATGGTTCATCAGCCACCAGACCCGTTCGTCGCCCCGCGCGGCGTGGTCGACTACCTCAATGCCATCGCAGACGCATCGGGTGGATTGCCCATGATGGTGTACTTGCGCAACGATACAATCGGCACTGGCGCAATTGCGGATCTGTGCGCGGTTGAGGGCGTGAAAGGCGTCAAGTGGGCCACACCAAACCCGATGAAACTGGCCGCCGCCAAAGCGGCGTGTGATCCAAGCATCGTTTGGGTGGGCGGCTTAGCTGAGGTCTGGGCACCAACGTTTTACGCCATTGGCGCGCGTGGATTCACATCCGGCCTGATCAACATCTGGCCCGAGCGTTCAATGGCGATCCACGCCGCGTTGGAAGCCGGCGACTACCCCAAAGCCAACACCTTGATTGCCGACATGGAACCCTTTGAGGACGTGCGCGCCCAAGAGATGAATGGTACCAACGTGACGGGTGTGAAAGCTGCGTTGCAAGCTATCGGCAAAGATTGCGGCCCCACCCGCGCACCCTCCGCATGGCCGCTCACCGCCGCGCAGCAAGCGACGATGGAAGGCTTTTTGAAAACCAACAAGTTGATCTGA
- a CDS encoding IS3 family transposase (programmed frameshift) — MKARFTDEQIIGMIKEQEAGEKTADVCRRHGISSATFYKYKSKYGGMEPSDAKRLRALEDENGKLKKLLAEQMLDNAMLRDINSQKMVTPAGKRQAVVHLCEAHGVSQRRACDVLQIDRSTVRYLSRRGDDAKLRDAIKRVSRERRRFGCRRIHVMIAREGFEVNHKKVRRIYREEKLQVRRRGGRKRALGTRKPMVLPDGPNQRWSLDFVSDALTDGRRFRILAVVDDFSRENLVLVADTSLSGHRVARELDKVIAERGMPKTIVSDNGTEFTSMAILKWVQETGVDWHYIAPGKPQQNGFIESFNGKLRDECLNETLFGTLRDARKTLEEWQEDYNWRRPHSALGNLTPMEFLQRKAMDKMAA; from the exons ATGAAGGCACGATTTACGGACGAACAGATCATTGGGATGATCAAGGAACAGGAAGCTGGTGAGAAGACCGCTGATGTATGTCGGCGGCACGGGATCAGCTCAGCGACGTTCTATAAATACAAATCGAAGTATGGTGGCATGGAGCCGTCGGATGCGAAGCGATTGCGTGCGCTTGAAGACGAGAACGGCAAGCTGAAGAAGCTTTTGGCTGAACAGATGCTCGACAACGCGATGTTGCGAGACATCAATTC TCAAAAAATGGTGACGCCTGCTGGGAAGCGGCAAGCGGTGGTTCACCTGTGCGAAGCGCACGGTGTGAGCCAGCGGCGGGCGTGTGATGTGCTGCAAATTGATCGGTCAACGGTACGGTATCTGTCGCGTCGTGGCGATGATGCTAAACTGCGGGATGCCATCAAACGAGTTTCGAGGGAGCGGCGTCGGTTTGGTTGCCGCCGTATTCACGTGATGATTGCGCGGGAGGGCTTTGAGGTGAACCACAAGAAAGTGAGGCGCATCTACCGTGAAGAGAAGCTGCAGGTGCGCCGCAGAGGTGGCAGGAAGCGCGCTTTGGGCACAAGGAAGCCGATGGTGCTTCCGGATGGCCCAAACCAACGCTGGAGCTTGGATTTTGTGTCTGACGCCCTGACAGACGGTCGCAGGTTCCGCATTTTGGCAGTCGTTGATGACTTCAGTCGCGAGAACTTGGTTCTGGTGGCCGACACATCACTGTCTGGTCACCGTGTTGCACGTGAACTGGACAAGGTGATCGCTGAACGCGGCATGCCAAAGACGATTGTGTCGGACAACGGAACTGAGTTCACCAGCATGGCGATCCTCAAGTGGGTTCAGGAAACTGGTGTTGATTGGCACTATATCGCGCCCGGAAAACCCCAACAGAACGGCTTTATCGAAAGCTTCAATGGCAAGCTGCGAGATGAATGTTTGAATGAAACGTTATTTGGCACATTGCGCGATGCCCGCAAAACGCTTGAAGAATGGCAGGAGGATTACAACTGGCGCAGACCACATTCAGCATTGGGCAACCTCACCCCGATGGAATTTTTGCAAAGAAAGGCAATGGACAAGATGGCGGCCTAA
- a CDS encoding DUF3987 domain-containing protein, translated as MTAPTLPNPAAFDPSINWPLPDMSLRHPMRPPAPLLSQDEIQWIFGPWASWLQTSARIKGAPLDYIALGLVVAASSLIGNARWVSPWNGWEEPPVLWGMLVGDPSAGKSPALDVITTPLSEIERTLADTFDKTSRDWEAKNQIAKIVAAEWADSANSVEKVFLDRGPIR; from the coding sequence ATGACTGCCCCCACACTCCCCAATCCCGCTGCATTCGATCCTTCCATCAACTGGCCTTTGCCGGACATGAGCTTGCGTCATCCGATGCGCCCACCTGCCCCGCTGCTTTCACAAGATGAAATACAATGGATCTTCGGCCCTTGGGCTTCATGGCTGCAAACCTCCGCAAGAATTAAGGGGGCACCTCTCGACTACATCGCGCTGGGCCTTGTGGTCGCGGCAAGCTCGCTCATCGGCAATGCTCGATGGGTATCGCCTTGGAACGGTTGGGAAGAACCTCCCGTGCTTTGGGGAATGCTGGTTGGCGATCCATCCGCTGGAAAGAGTCCCGCGCTCGATGTAATCACGACCCCCCTTAGCGAAATAGAACGCACCCTAGCAGACACCTTCGACAAGACATCTCGCGATTGGGAAGCCAAGAACCAAATCGCCAAAATTGTCGCCGCTGAATGGGCGGACTCAGCCAATTCTGTTGAAAAAGTCTTCCTTGATCGAGGCCCTATTCGCTGA
- a CDS encoding IS1182 family transposase: MMGPKQEAQAALFYEFSLDDHVPQDHLLRSIDRFVDLSDIRQYLAEFYSYTGRPSIDPELLIRMLLVGYCSGIRSERRLCEEVHLNLAYRWFCRLDLSDPVPNHSTFSKNRHGRFRESKLLRHLFEKTVARCIADGLVSGQRLAADASLIEADANKQNSTPKEDWDRSAIDPNDAPRAVKEYLDVLDNAAFGAASEVEPKFTSHSDPASQWTAARKGPAFFSYSTNYLIDTDHSVIVDVEGTRSIRQAEVGSVRTMLDRIKDLYDIDPERLIADSAYGSGPMLGWLVDRDINPHIPVLDKAGRTDGTWSRTDFEWDAENNQYICPEGEPLKQFRRNYSDPNRKPTGKGVAKYQALKHTCQACPSKMKCCPKADARKITREEHEDARQVARDIAKTKQYVVSMRLRKKVEMLFAHLKRILGLGRLRLRGPNGANDEFLLAATAQNLRKLAKIFPAPQQTRKA, from the coding sequence ATGATGGGACCAAAGCAAGAAGCGCAAGCGGCGCTGTTCTATGAGTTTTCTCTGGATGATCATGTGCCCCAAGATCACCTGCTGCGGTCGATTGATCGGTTTGTGGATCTGAGCGACATCCGCCAGTATTTGGCCGAGTTTTATAGCTACACTGGCCGCCCATCCATCGACCCAGAGCTTCTGATCCGGATGTTATTGGTGGGTTATTGTTCTGGCATCCGCTCAGAGCGCCGCCTTTGCGAAGAGGTCCATCTGAACCTCGCTTATCGTTGGTTCTGCCGTCTTGATCTGTCTGATCCGGTGCCGAACCATTCGACATTCTCCAAGAACCGGCATGGGCGCTTTCGGGAAAGCAAACTTCTGCGTCACCTGTTCGAGAAGACTGTTGCTCGGTGCATCGCGGATGGTCTGGTGAGCGGGCAAAGGCTTGCCGCTGATGCTAGCCTGATCGAGGCAGATGCGAACAAGCAGAACTCTACGCCAAAGGAAGATTGGGATCGCAGCGCCATTGATCCAAACGATGCGCCACGCGCTGTGAAGGAATACCTCGACGTCTTGGACAATGCAGCTTTCGGAGCCGCCTCGGAAGTGGAACCCAAGTTCACGTCCCACTCCGATCCAGCAAGCCAGTGGACTGCTGCCCGTAAAGGCCCTGCATTCTTCAGTTATTCGACCAACTATCTGATCGACACCGATCACAGCGTCATCGTGGACGTTGAGGGCACACGGTCGATCCGACAGGCTGAAGTCGGTTCAGTGCGCACCATGCTAGATCGGATAAAGGATCTGTATGACATTGACCCAGAGCGATTGATTGCAGACAGCGCCTATGGATCAGGGCCGATGCTGGGATGGCTCGTTGATCGCGACATCAATCCCCACATTCCCGTACTGGACAAAGCAGGCCGGACTGACGGCACATGGTCCCGCACTGACTTCGAATGGGACGCCGAGAACAACCAATACATCTGCCCGGAAGGGGAACCGCTCAAACAGTTCCGGCGCAATTATTCTGATCCGAACCGGAAACCCACGGGCAAGGGCGTCGCCAAGTATCAGGCTTTGAAACACACCTGTCAGGCCTGCCCATCGAAGATGAAATGCTGTCCAAAAGCCGATGCACGCAAAATCACACGTGAAGAACATGAAGACGCCCGTCAAGTTGCCCGCGATATCGCCAAAACCAAGCAATATGTGGTCTCGATGCGGCTGCGCAAAAAGGTGGAGATGCTCTTTGCCCACCTCAAACGGATCTTGGGGCTGGGGCGGCTCCGATTACGAGGCCCAAACGGCGCTAATGACGAATTTTTACTCGCGGCAACCGCCCAAAACCTCCGCAAATTAGCCAAGATCTTTCCTGCACCGCAGCAAACGCGCAAAGCCTGA